GCAAGCGATACTGTTCCCGAGTACTCAGCGTGCTGCTGTGGCTCGCCTACCTATCAGCCGACTCCCTCGCCGTCTACATCCTGGGCCGCCTCACCCTCCGGGGTGGGGGCGGCGGCAGCAACAACCACCTGGCCCTCTTCTGGGCGCCATTCCTACTGCTCCATCTCGGCGGGCAAGAGACCATGACAGCCTTCTCCATGGAGGACAACGCATTGTGGAAGCGCCACCTTCTCAGCCTCGTCACCCAGGTACCCATGGCCACCTACGTCGTCACCAAGCAGCTCAGCGGAGATAATAATGAGCGATGGCTCGTGCTGCCCATGGTGCTCGTGTTcgttgccgggacggggaagtacgCTGAAAGGATCTGGACACTCAGGAGAGCTGGCTCAGTGGCGCCTGGAACAAGCCGCTCTACTTCAAAACTCGTTGCGCGTGCGTCCAACCATGCTGTCTGGGACACGCCGGGGTACTACGGTCAGCTGTGCTTTGTGATTTCCAAGAAGCAGGAGAGGAATTTCGAGGTCATCCTGGATGTGGCGGCTCAGGCCTTCAAACTGAGCCTCCACTTTCTGATGGACATGACCCCTTCAATCTCTCTGATTCCTCAAGATATCAAGGACATCAAGCAGGCGGTAGAGGTATTCCAATCATCGGAGGAGAGAGTCCACATGGCGTACAAGCTGGCTGAGATCAACCTCTCCTTGATCTATGACTACTTGTACACAAAGTTTGGCGCGCGCCATTTCCACATGCTCCCATTCTGTAACATCTTCCACCGGATCATCGCTCTTGCCTTACCATCGGTGGCGCTTGGGTTGTTCGTGAGGGGAATGATGACCGGTGGTAATGTCCATGACACAACTGACGTCATCATATCTTACGTGCTGCTTGTCGGCGCCGTCATATTGGAGACATGCTCAATCTTCATGTCATTTATCTCTTCATGTTGGGCATACAAGACCATCATTTCGTTGTCGCTAACGTGCCCGCTATGCCGAGATATTCCTGGTGCTATCACAGGATTGCTCTACGTAGCCAGGCGTCTCCATCCCGGAAACAAAGGAGAGTGGTCGGCAAAAATGGCACAATACAACATGATCCGAGGATGCATCAAGGAGAAACAAGATACTGGCTTGTTGCGGAGGGCCATGCGTTGGGTTGGTATCATCGGTGTTCCCCGGGAGATCACACATATCGGCGTCTCTCCCGAGCTCAAGAAGCTCATCCTTGATAAATTGCTTGACATAGCTTCCACCCCACACATCAACGAATGGGACATTGGCGTTGGCAAATTCCGGGGC
This genomic stretch from Hordeum vulgare subsp. vulgare chromosome 6H, MorexV3_pseudomolecules_assembly, whole genome shotgun sequence harbors:
- the LOC123405957 gene encoding uncharacterized protein LOC123405957 yields the protein MRTLREVQEVGVLHQTAQRSSLSPAHQFLNEWELKCMVMASFSLQVFILFFSGFRKRYCSRVLSVLLWLAYLSADSLAVYILGRLTLRGGGGGSNNHLALFWAPFLLLHLGGQETMTAFSMEDNALWKRHLLSLVTQVPMATYVVTKQLSGDNNERWLVLPMVLVFVAGTGKYAERIWTLRRAGSVAPGTSRSTSKLVARASNHAVWDTPGYYGQLCFVISKKQERNFEVILDVAAQAFKLSLHFLMDMTPSISLIPQDIKDIKQAVEVFQSSEERVHMAYKLAEINLSLIYDYLYTKFGARHFHMLPFCNIFHRIIALALPSVALGLFVRGMMTGGNVHDTTDVIISYVLLVGAVILETCSIFMSFISSCWAYKTIISLSLTCPLCRDIPGAITGLLYVARRLHPGNKGEWSAKMAQYNMIRGCIKEKQDTGLLRRAMRWVGIIGVPREITHIGVSPELKKLILDKLLDIASTPHINEWDIGVGKFRGQWAQWVAEAKQDGANHHQVFQICNIQGLEFVSSVLLWHIVTDICLLATDDVAVDGDEEHLEDGGDSSSHEEEHLEDGGSSHHEDVEGSLSELRESIKELSNYVMYLVADCGAMAGSEGHYVVTRGQKEVSRWMLEKEKRGGGGSDDRKKVIEEIRDEDSSFFHENYYPVLDRARRVASDLLKVGEAGDRWELISAVWLEMLCYVAYNCGAAFHAKHLATGGEFVTHIKMLLFMVGVPFMRDVKVSLFPEAGNIYS